Proteins found in one Odontesthes bonariensis isolate fOdoBon6 chromosome 11, fOdoBon6.hap1, whole genome shotgun sequence genomic segment:
- the LOC142391349 gene encoding poly(rC)-binding protein 3-like isoform X4 translates to MEPIKVQSEGGLNVTLTIRLLMHGKEVGSIIGKKGETVKKMREDSGARINISEGNCPERIVTITGPTDAIFKAFAMIAYKFEEDIINSMSNSPATSKPPVTLRLVVPASQCGSLIGKGGSKIKEMRESTGAQVQVAGDMLPNSTERAVTISGAPEAIIQCVKQICVVMLESPPKGATIPYRPKPASTPVIFSGGQAYTIQGQYAIPHPDQLSKLHQLAMQQTPFTPLGQTTPAFPGLDASNQASTHELTIPNDLIGCIIGRQGTKINEIRQMSGAQIKIANAMEGSSERQITITGTPANISLAQYLINARFRDVAAMWNDPSSMTTS, encoded by the exons ATGGAGCCCATCAAGGTCCAATCAGAAGGGGGACTGAATGTGACCCTCACCATCAGGCTGCTGATGCACGGCAAG GAGGTGGGAAGCATCATAGGAAAG AAAGGGGAGACAGTGAAGAAAATGCGCGAAGAT AGTGGTGCccgcatcaacatctcagaggGGAACTGCCCTGAGCGGATAGTCACCATCACTGGGCCAACGGATGCGATTTTCAAGGCCTTCGCCATGATAGCCTACAAGTTTGAGGAG GACATAATCAACTCCATGAGCAACAGTCCAGCCACCAGTAAACCCCCAGTAACCCTGAGGCTCGTTGTCCCTGCCAGCCAGTGCGGCTCCCTCATCGGCAAAGGAGGCTCCAAAATCAAAGAAATGAGAGAA tCCACCGGAGCGCAGGTCCAGGTTGCTGGCGACATGCTTCCCAACTCCACTGAGAGAGCGGTGACGATCTCCGGGGCCCCCGAAGCCATCATCCAGTGTGTCAAACAGATATGTGTGGTGATGCTGGAG TCCCCACCGAAAGGTGCCACCATCCCCTACCGCCCCAAGCCTGCCTCCACCCCTGTCATTTTTTCAGGTGGCCAG GCGTATACCATTCAAGGACAGTACGCGATCCCACATCCAGAT CAGTTGAGCAAGCTCCACCAGTTGGCTATGCAGCAAACCCCCTTTACCCCCCTTGGACAGACCACCCCTGCCTTCCCCG GTCTGGATGCCAGTAACCAGGCCAGTACTCATGAACTCACCATTCCCAATGAT CTAATAGGCTGCATAATCGGACGCCAGGGAACCAAAATCAACGAGATCCGTCAGATGTCTGGGGCGCAGATCAAAATTGCTAACGCCATGGAAGGGTCATCGGAGCGCCAGATCACTATCACAGGGACCCCCGCCAACATTAGCCTGGCCCAGTACCTCATCAATGCAAG GTTCAGAGATGTGGCGGCCATGTGGAACGACCCATCTTCCATGACCACATCCTGA
- the LOC142391349 gene encoding poly(rC)-binding protein 3-like isoform X2, translating to MEPIKVQSEGGLNVTLTIRLLMHGKEVGSIIGKKGETVKKMREDSGARINISEGNCPERIVTITGPTDAIFKAFAMIAYKFEEDIINSMSNSPATSKPPVTLRLVVPASQCGSLIGKGGSKIKEMRESTGAQVQVAGDMLPNSTERAVTISGAPEAIIQCVKQICVVMLESPPKGATIPYRPKPASTPVIFSGGQVRADPLGASTANLSLLLQHQPLPAYTIQGQYAIPHPDQLSKLHQLAMQQTPFTPLGQTTPAFPGLDASNQASTHELTIPNDLIGCIIGRQGTKINEIRQMSGAQIKIANAMEGSSERQITITGTPANISLAQYLINARFRDVAAMWNDPSSMTTS from the exons ATGGAGCCCATCAAGGTCCAATCAGAAGGGGGACTGAATGTGACCCTCACCATCAGGCTGCTGATGCACGGCAAG GAGGTGGGAAGCATCATAGGAAAG AAAGGGGAGACAGTGAAGAAAATGCGCGAAGAT AGTGGTGCccgcatcaacatctcagaggGGAACTGCCCTGAGCGGATAGTCACCATCACTGGGCCAACGGATGCGATTTTCAAGGCCTTCGCCATGATAGCCTACAAGTTTGAGGAG GACATAATCAACTCCATGAGCAACAGTCCAGCCACCAGTAAACCCCCAGTAACCCTGAGGCTCGTTGTCCCTGCCAGCCAGTGCGGCTCCCTCATCGGCAAAGGAGGCTCCAAAATCAAAGAAATGAGAGAA tCCACCGGAGCGCAGGTCCAGGTTGCTGGCGACATGCTTCCCAACTCCACTGAGAGAGCGGTGACGATCTCCGGGGCCCCCGAAGCCATCATCCAGTGTGTCAAACAGATATGTGTGGTGATGCTGGAG TCCCCACCGAAAGGTGCCACCATCCCCTACCGCCCCAAGCCTGCCTCCACCCCTGTCATTTTTTCAGGTGGCCAGGTAAGAGCAGACCCACTGGGGGCGTCTACAGCCAACCTCAGCCTCTTACTGCAGCACCAGCCACTGCCT GCGTATACCATTCAAGGACAGTACGCGATCCCACATCCAGAT CAGTTGAGCAAGCTCCACCAGTTGGCTATGCAGCAAACCCCCTTTACCCCCCTTGGACAGACCACCCCTGCCTTCCCCG GTCTGGATGCCAGTAACCAGGCCAGTACTCATGAACTCACCATTCCCAATGAT CTAATAGGCTGCATAATCGGACGCCAGGGAACCAAAATCAACGAGATCCGTCAGATGTCTGGGGCGCAGATCAAAATTGCTAACGCCATGGAAGGGTCATCGGAGCGCCAGATCACTATCACAGGGACCCCCGCCAACATTAGCCTGGCCCAGTACCTCATCAATGCAAG GTTCAGAGATGTGGCGGCCATGTGGAACGACCCATCTTCCATGACCACATCCTGA
- the LOC142391349 gene encoding poly(rC)-binding protein 3-like isoform X1: protein MEPIKVQSEGGLNVTLTIRLLMHGKEVGSIIGKKGETVKKMREDSGARINISEGNCPERIVTITGPTDAIFKAFAMIAYKFEEDIINSMSNSPATSKPPVTLRLVVPASQCGSLIGKGGSKIKEMRESTGAQVQVAGDMLPNSTERAVTISGAPEAIIQCVKQICVVMLESPPKGATIPYRPKPASTPVIFSGGQVRADPLGASTANLSLLLQHQPLPAYTIQGQYAIPHPDQLSKLHQLAMQQTPFTPLGQTTPAFPAAGLDASNQASTHELTIPNDLIGCIIGRQGTKINEIRQMSGAQIKIANAMEGSSERQITITGTPANISLAQYLINARFRDVAAMWNDPSSMTTS from the exons ATGGAGCCCATCAAGGTCCAATCAGAAGGGGGACTGAATGTGACCCTCACCATCAGGCTGCTGATGCACGGCAAG GAGGTGGGAAGCATCATAGGAAAG AAAGGGGAGACAGTGAAGAAAATGCGCGAAGAT AGTGGTGCccgcatcaacatctcagaggGGAACTGCCCTGAGCGGATAGTCACCATCACTGGGCCAACGGATGCGATTTTCAAGGCCTTCGCCATGATAGCCTACAAGTTTGAGGAG GACATAATCAACTCCATGAGCAACAGTCCAGCCACCAGTAAACCCCCAGTAACCCTGAGGCTCGTTGTCCCTGCCAGCCAGTGCGGCTCCCTCATCGGCAAAGGAGGCTCCAAAATCAAAGAAATGAGAGAA tCCACCGGAGCGCAGGTCCAGGTTGCTGGCGACATGCTTCCCAACTCCACTGAGAGAGCGGTGACGATCTCCGGGGCCCCCGAAGCCATCATCCAGTGTGTCAAACAGATATGTGTGGTGATGCTGGAG TCCCCACCGAAAGGTGCCACCATCCCCTACCGCCCCAAGCCTGCCTCCACCCCTGTCATTTTTTCAGGTGGCCAGGTAAGAGCAGACCCACTGGGGGCGTCTACAGCCAACCTCAGCCTCTTACTGCAGCACCAGCCACTGCCT GCGTATACCATTCAAGGACAGTACGCGATCCCACATCCAGAT CAGTTGAGCAAGCTCCACCAGTTGGCTATGCAGCAAACCCCCTTTACCCCCCTTGGACAGACCACCCCTGCCTTCCCCG CAGCAGGTCTGGATGCCAGTAACCAGGCCAGTACTCATGAACTCACCATTCCCAATGAT CTAATAGGCTGCATAATCGGACGCCAGGGAACCAAAATCAACGAGATCCGTCAGATGTCTGGGGCGCAGATCAAAATTGCTAACGCCATGGAAGGGTCATCGGAGCGCCAGATCACTATCACAGGGACCCCCGCCAACATTAGCCTGGCCCAGTACCTCATCAATGCAAG GTTCAGAGATGTGGCGGCCATGTGGAACGACCCATCTTCCATGACCACATCCTGA
- the LOC142391349 gene encoding poly(rC)-binding protein 3-like isoform X3: MEPIKVQSEGGLNVTLTIRLLMHGKEVGSIIGKKGETVKKMREDSGARINISEGNCPERIVTITGPTDAIFKAFAMIAYKFEEDIINSMSNSPATSKPPVTLRLVVPASQCGSLIGKGGSKIKEMRESTGAQVQVAGDMLPNSTERAVTISGAPEAIIQCVKQICVVMLESPPKGATIPYRPKPASTPVIFSGGQVRADPLGASTANLSLLLQHQPLPAYTIQGQYAIPHPDLSKLHQLAMQQTPFTPLGQTTPAFPGLDASNQASTHELTIPNDLIGCIIGRQGTKINEIRQMSGAQIKIANAMEGSSERQITITGTPANISLAQYLINARFRDVAAMWNDPSSMTTS, encoded by the exons ATGGAGCCCATCAAGGTCCAATCAGAAGGGGGACTGAATGTGACCCTCACCATCAGGCTGCTGATGCACGGCAAG GAGGTGGGAAGCATCATAGGAAAG AAAGGGGAGACAGTGAAGAAAATGCGCGAAGAT AGTGGTGCccgcatcaacatctcagaggGGAACTGCCCTGAGCGGATAGTCACCATCACTGGGCCAACGGATGCGATTTTCAAGGCCTTCGCCATGATAGCCTACAAGTTTGAGGAG GACATAATCAACTCCATGAGCAACAGTCCAGCCACCAGTAAACCCCCAGTAACCCTGAGGCTCGTTGTCCCTGCCAGCCAGTGCGGCTCCCTCATCGGCAAAGGAGGCTCCAAAATCAAAGAAATGAGAGAA tCCACCGGAGCGCAGGTCCAGGTTGCTGGCGACATGCTTCCCAACTCCACTGAGAGAGCGGTGACGATCTCCGGGGCCCCCGAAGCCATCATCCAGTGTGTCAAACAGATATGTGTGGTGATGCTGGAG TCCCCACCGAAAGGTGCCACCATCCCCTACCGCCCCAAGCCTGCCTCCACCCCTGTCATTTTTTCAGGTGGCCAGGTAAGAGCAGACCCACTGGGGGCGTCTACAGCCAACCTCAGCCTCTTACTGCAGCACCAGCCACTGCCT GCGTATACCATTCAAGGACAGTACGCGATCCCACATCCAGAT TTGAGCAAGCTCCACCAGTTGGCTATGCAGCAAACCCCCTTTACCCCCCTTGGACAGACCACCCCTGCCTTCCCCG GTCTGGATGCCAGTAACCAGGCCAGTACTCATGAACTCACCATTCCCAATGAT CTAATAGGCTGCATAATCGGACGCCAGGGAACCAAAATCAACGAGATCCGTCAGATGTCTGGGGCGCAGATCAAAATTGCTAACGCCATGGAAGGGTCATCGGAGCGCCAGATCACTATCACAGGGACCCCCGCCAACATTAGCCTGGCCCAGTACCTCATCAATGCAAG GTTCAGAGATGTGGCGGCCATGTGGAACGACCCATCTTCCATGACCACATCCTGA